Proteins found in one Aspergillus puulaauensis MK2 DNA, chromosome 8, nearly complete sequence genomic segment:
- a CDS encoding uncharacterized protein (COG:S;~EggNog:ENOG410PW3K;~InterPro:IPR036864,IPR007219,IPR001138;~PFAM:PF00172,PF04082;~TransMembrane:1 (o386-409i);~go_function: GO:0000981 - DNA-binding transcription factor activity, RNA polymerase II-specific [Evidence IEA];~go_function: GO:0003677 - DNA binding [Evidence IEA];~go_function: GO:0008270 - zinc ion binding [Evidence IEA];~go_process: GO:0006351 - transcription, DNA-templated [Evidence IEA];~go_process: GO:0006355 - regulation of transcription, DNA-templated [Evidence IEA]), which yields MKVAKSCRQCRTAKRKCTFDTGSRSACLICAQKGLECSLIRLNPTHPKPIAPAATTSESSAKVNDESRNQLVDIYLARIHDKPHTLFHPATLKSRVQAGALPEPVLFSILALAARFSSHQDTRERACDLFQAAKESFKRTLDEVTLDNVHAAALIGNICGVEGDASGESLFFGISFRMALILRLPEPRPEDDRIMKEIRIRTYWSLYMIDQWSSAGLDVPRQIPDTSKNPLPMPELEYWQLKPGEHKMAKDHNPGLWGYMVILAQIFGKIHELHRQLANGDPTDVQTEEQTRVLALQLERFAQNLPSNVVYTKDNLEHHAMLGLGATFVALHLGYHHYSTLLYFHYLDSTVSRVPNQTLFAARCKYHAAAFSDLLNLSNGVAGCEAVYFIVSHMTVISSSVLLHTLLFGEPHELPDTRRRLSSNFQILLKLKQYWPDVNMMITRLFTFQDACMRSTDQVYVVDKWIVKFLLQHALPIEKNRRPPATDYLAERDRFAEDALSILRPVGSG from the exons ATGAAGGTGGCCAAATCTTGCCGTCAGTGCCGTACCGCTAAGCGGAAATGCACATTTGACACTGGTTCTCGTTCTGCCTGCCTGATATGTGCCCAGAAAGGTCTCGAGTGTTCTTTAATCAGGTTGAACCCCACTCACCCAAAACCCATTGCTCCGGCAGCAACGACGTCCGAGAGCTCTGCCAAAGTAAACGACGAGTCCCGAAATCAGCTTGTCGATATATATTTAGCGCGTATCCATGACAAACCCCACACTCTGTTCCACCCAGCAACATTGAAGTCCCGGGTGCAAGCTGGAGCGCTACCTGAGCCGGTCCTGTTCAGTattctggctttggctgCCCGGTTCTCAAGCCACCAAGACACACGGGAGCGTGCCTGTGACCTTTTTCAAGCTGCCAAAGAGTCGTTCAAAAGAACACTTGATGAGGTGACACTGGATAATGTTCACGCTGCTGCCCTCATAGGTAATATTTGCGGAGTAGAAGGGGATGCAAGCGGAGAATCTCTCTTTTTCG GCATATCATTTCGCATGGCTTTGATTCTTCGTCTCCCAGAACCAAGACCGGAAGATGATAGGATCATGAAAGAAATCAGAATTCGGACTTACTGGTCTCTGTACATGATTGACCAGTGGTCATCAGCTGGCTTAGACGTGCCACGACAGATTCCAGATACGAGTAAAAATCCACTGCCCATGCCGGAACTGGAATACTGGCAGCTGAAACCGGGGGAGCATAAAATGGCAAAAGACCACAATCCCGGCCTTTGGGGCTACATGGTTATACTCGCTCAGATATTTGGAAAGATACACGAATTACACAGACAACTTGCTAACGGCGATCCAACAGATGTCCAGACGGAGGAACAGACCCGTGTATTGGCGCTACAACTCGAGAGATTTGCTCAGAACCTTCCTTCCAATGTGGTATACACGAAAGACAACCTGGAGCACCATGCCATGCTCGGACTGGGAGCAACTTTTGTTGCTCTTCATTTGGGCTATCATCATTATTCGACTTTGTTGTACTTCCACTACCTGGACTCTACTGTTTCCCGGGTTCCCAACCAGACCCTGTTTGCAGCGCGTTGCAAGTACCACGCGGCAGCCTTCAGTGACCTTTTGAACTTGTCCAACGGGGTTGCTGGATGCGAAGCTGTATATTTTATTGTTTCCCACATGACGGTTATATCGTCGTCGGTTTTGCTTCATACGCTCTTGTTTGGGGAACCCCACGAATTGCCTGATACTCGGAGACGACTGTCTTCCAACTTTCAGAttctcctcaaactcaaacAGTATTGGCCTGACGTGAATATGATG ATTACACGACTCTTTACATTCCAAGACGCTTGCATGCGCTCAACGGACCAAGTCTATGTGGTCGATAAGTGGATAGTAAAATTTCTGCTTCAACATGCGCTGCCGATTGAGAAAAACCGTCGTCCACCAGCCACGGATTATCTCGCCGAACGAGATAGATTCGCCGAAGATGCGCTTTCCATCCTTCGACCAGTGGGATCGGGATAA
- a CDS encoding sugar porter family MFS transporter (COG:G;~EggNog:ENOG410PK84;~InterPro:IPR005829,IPR005828,IPR003663,IPR036259, IPR020846;~PFAM:PF00083,PF07690;~TransMembrane:12 (i44-65o85-108i115-134o140-162i182-200o206-227i296-318o338-357i364-386o398-421i433-451o463-482i);~go_component: GO:0016020 - membrane [Evidence IEA];~go_component: GO:0016021 - integral component of membrane [Evidence IEA];~go_function: GO:0022857 - transmembrane transporter activity [Evidence IEA];~go_process: GO:0055085 - transmembrane transport [Evidence IEA]) has translation MDTSKNIDERKETSAEHVEDPMRYSAAFQIPEVVWWKHCGLRRLYVMMPILFLGSTINGYDGSLLNGLQTMPPWREYFGNPTGSTLGLLTAIHNIGGICALFFSSYLADLLGRRACVSLGTIVLFVGVIVQSAPSVNRGMFIAGRFLVGLGSNISQGAAPLLVTELAHPQHRGTLTTMYNTLWYVGSIIAAWTVFGTIKYTSNASWRIPVALQAAMPAIQFLGVWLLPESPRWLCAKGRTEDAFNTLVRYHGNGDRNDTFCEWQFHEIQSTIRLEKEISGNSWVLLVKTPGNRKRFLLIALVAFFSQCSGNGLVSYYIHSILQSVGITSSSDQAIINGGLQIWSFLVAIGFSAFLVDVLGRRKLFMIAAIGMLIAFSIWTGCSAVYAQNQDSGAGSAVIAMIFLYYGVAGFAWPGLTIAYCAEILPFNIRAKGLAVSLALTGCSSVFNQYVNPIGLEELQWRFYFVYIAILVVECLCIYFLFVETKGPTLEEIAVLFDGEKANMLSSEELGVKSNPNVAK, from the exons ATGGATACTTCGAAAAACATTGACGAGAGAAAAGAGACTTCCGCAGAACATGTCGAGGATCCAATGCGGTACTCTGCGGCCTTCCAAATCCCAGAAGTTGTCTGGTGGAAGCACTGTGGATTGCGGAGGCTCTATGTCATGATGCCTATACTGTTTCTCG GATCGACAATCAATGGATATGATGGCTCGCTTCTGAACGGACTCCAGACAATGCCCCCATGGCGAGAGT ATTTTGGAAATCCTACCGGCTCGACCCTGGGGCTCCTGACCGCGATCCACAACATTGGAGGCATATGTGCTTTGTTTTTCT CTTCATACCTTGCTGATCTGCTAGGCCGTCGAGCATGTGTATCACTGGGCACCATCGTGCTCTTTGTAGGGGTCATTGTCCAGTCTGCCCCGTCGGTAAATCGAGGCATGTTCATTGCAGGGAGGTTTTTAGTTGGTCTTGG ATCAAACATCAGCCAAGGCGCAGCTCCCTTGCTCGTAACCGAGCTTGCACACCCTCAGCACCGAGGCACGTTGACAACCATGTACAATACACTGTGGTACGTTGGCTCTATTATTGCAGCATGGACGGTTTTTGGAACCATCAAATATACGTCAAATGCGTCATGGAGGATCCCTGTCGCGCTTCAGGCTGCTATGCCTGCCATTCAGTTTTTAGGTGTTTGGCTACTGCCAGAGAGTCCTCGCTGGCTTTGTGCAAAGGGTAGAACTGAAGATGCATTCAATACTTTGGTCAGG TATCATGGCAACGGAGATCGAAATGACACGTTCTGCGAATGGCAGTTTCATGAGATCCAGAGCACGATAAGGCTTGAGAAAGAGATTTCCGGGAATAGTTGGGTACTCCTCGTCAAAACTCCTGGTAATCGAAAGCGATTTCTCCTTATTGCCCTGGTTGCGTTCTTCTCCCAGTGCTCAGGAAACGGGTTGGTTTCGTATTACATTCACTCTATTCTTCAGTCGGTAGGTATCACATCTTCCAGTGACCAGGCAATCATCAATGGGGGATTGCAGATATGGTCATTTCTTGTGGCAATCGGGTTTTCGGCTTTCCTTGTCGACGTTCTAGGACGTCGAAAGCTCTTTATGATTGCCGCAATTGGAATGTTGATCGCCTTCAGTATTTGGACTGG GTGCTCGGCGGTATACGCTCAAAATCAGGACTCGGGAGCTGGAAGTGCAGTGATCGCGATGATCTTCCTGTACTATGGTGTTGCTGGCTTCGCGTGGCCTGGTCTCACTATCGCATACTGCGCAGAAATATTGCCATTCAATATCCGAGCCAAGGGCCTCGCGGTTAGTCTCGCTCTAACCGGCTGCTCGTCGGTTTTCAACCAATACGTAAACCCAATTGGACTAGAGGAGTTGCAGTGGCGGTTTTACTTTGTCTATATTGCGATCCTCGTCGTTGAATGCCTTTGTATTTATTTCCTCTTCGTGGAAACGAAAGGTCCAACTTTGGAAGAGATTGCGGTATTGTTCGATGGTGAAAAGGCAAACATGTTGAGTTCAGAGGAGCTGGGTGTTAAATCGAATCCGAACGTGGCCAAATAG